The Fragaria vesca subsp. vesca linkage group LG2, FraVesHawaii_1.0, whole genome shotgun sequence genome includes a window with the following:
- the LOC101295016 gene encoding nucleolar MIF4G domain-containing protein 1-like — translation MEKSRQEKRKEARLAKNARKNQSWLQRQKASKSTEKPLNSSHQNKNDETAISETSRDMGVENTKSEVHPRPSTKVPKRTPKTKFDKFLQLDHTRAEDDLELERKLAKKLKVKGGKLKGEDLGLNMLFEGISSFADEALPSKKSEKNSLRKKRKKDKLLPDDLESEDPNVVATDGAVPSKSSSRKRPKKRKSLEETKDGNNDGGMGIEVSKPMESLEKVPATTPQKYVAPHLRSRARNELEEYSQVRRQLRGLLNRLSESNVESITGDVSVLMRSIPRGIASDIFGEEVLASCAHGPRGNEQHAAVFASFVAGMASSVGIDFGAKLLALLAKTFEDEYHKEDNISLRNLTLLLSQLCIFGVCSSDLIYDFLIVLSKRLTEIDVSTILTVLQCCGMKIRADDPLAMKNFIASVQNRVNELKASCGDDQEKINGRRMEFMLETICDIKNNKKRLKEDTAPHTRIKKWLQKLRVEDILISGLNWSKLLDPNKKGQWWLSGDIASTADNVEEVANTIDKEVLEARKLLQLAAAQRMNTDARKAIFCIIMSGEDYIDAFEKLLRLDLHGKQDREIMRVLVECCLQEKVFNKYYTILASKLCEHDKNHKFTLQFCLWDQFKQLDSMQLSRSMHLAKFVAEMVASFTLSLAVLKTVDLADIKQLTAKRTIHFRMLFEAIFEYPDNLIWNIFTRVAVTPELESLRDGIEFFIKYIVESNKSLGAKFKLARKALNNAEGVLICRITCQ, via the exons ATGG AGAAATCAAGGCAAGAGAAGCGAAAAGAAGCTCGCTTGGCCAAGAATGCCAGAAAAAACCAGTCTTGGCTCCAACGTCAG AAAGCCTCAAAATCTACAGAGAAACCCCTAAATTCTTCTCATCAGAATAAGAATGACGAAACAGCTATTTCTGAGACAAGTAGGGATATGGGAGTTGAAAATACTAAATCAGAGGTTCATCCGAGACCATCAACAAAGGTACCTAAGAGAACCCCAAAAACAAAGTTTGACAAGTTTCTTCAACTAGATCATACTAGGGCCGAGGATGATTTGGAGCTAGAAAGGAAACTTGCAAAGAAACTCAAAGTCAAGGGTGGAAAATTGAAGGGTGAGGATCTTGGTCTTAACATGTTGTTTGAAGGAATTTCATCTTTTGCTGACGAGGCATTGCCTTCTAAAAAATCTGAAAAAAACTCCCTAAGAAAGAAACGGAAGAAGGACAAGTTATTACCTGATGACCTAGAGAGTGAAGATCCAAATGTAGTCGCTACAGATGGCGCTGTTCCCTCCAAGTCATCTTCGAGGAAGAGACCGAAGAAGAGAAAGTCCTTGGAGGAAACAAAAGATGGCAATAACGATGGTGGTATGGGCATTGAGGTATCTAAGCCAATGGAGTCCTTGGAAAAAGTTCCTGCCACCACACCTCAAAAATATGTAGCTCCTCACTTAAGATCACGTGCCAGGAATGAGCTTGAAGAGTATAGTCAGGTCCGTCGACAATTGCGTGGTCTTCTAAATAGGCTCTCGGAATCTAATGTCGAATCCATTACAGGGGATGTGTCTGTCCTCATGCGTTCCATTCCGCGTGGTATCGCCTCTGATATATTTGGTGAGGAGGTATTAGCCTCATGTGCTCATGGTCCTCGTGGAAATGAACA GCATGCTGCTGTTTTTGCTTCTTTTGTGGCCGGCATGGCCAGTTCAGTGGGAATCGACTTTGGCGCAAAGCTTCTGGCTTTACTTGCTAAAACTTTTGAG GATGAGTACCACAAAGAGGACAATATTTCCTTGAGAAATCTTACTCTTTTACTCTCTCAATTATGCATATTTGGAGTTTGTTCAAG TGATTTGATATATGACTTTCTGATTGTTTTGAGCAAGCGGTTAACAGAGATTGATGTCTCAACCATCTTGACAGTTCTGCAAT GCTGTGGAATGAAAATAAGGGCTGACGATCCTCTTGCAATGAAAAATTTTATTGCGAGTGTTCAGAATAGAGTGAACGAGTTAAAGGCCTCATGTGGAGATGACCAGGAGAAGATCAATGGCAGAAGG ATGGAGTTCATGCTTGAAACCATATGTGACATCAAGAACAACAAGAAAAGGTTGAAAGAAGATACTGCACCTCATACAAGGATAAAGAAATGGCTACAAAAG TTACGGGTAGAAGACATTTTAATAAGTGGACTCAATTGGAGCAAACTTCTTGATCCTAATAAGAAGGGCCAGTGGTGGCTATCTGGTGATATTGCCTCAACAGCAGACAATGTCGAAGAGGTTGCTAACACAATAGACAAAGAGGTTCTTGAAGCCCGGAAACTTTTGCAGCTTGCTGCTGCACAGAGAATGAATACAGATGCTAGAAAGGCAATCTTTTGTATAATTATGAGTGGGGAGGATTACATTGATGCATTTGAGAAGCTTCTGAGATTGGATTTACATGGAAAGCAG GACAGAGAGATAATGCGAGTTCTAGTGGAGTGCTGCTTGCAAGAGAAAGTGTTTAACAAGTATTACACAATTCTGGCTTCCAAATTGTGCGAGCATGACAAGAATCACAAGTTCACATTACAG TTTTGCCTCTGGGACCAATTCAAACAGTTGGACTCAATGCAGCTTAGTAGGTCAATGCACCTAGCCAAATTTGTTGCAGAGATGGTAGCCTCTTTCACTCTGTCCCTCGCCGTTCTGAAGACGGTAGATCTAGCTGATATCAAGCAACTAACAGCAAAAAGGACAATTCATTTCCGGATGTTATTTGAGGCCATATTTGAGTATCCAGATAACCTGATATGGAATATATTCACGCGCGTGGCCGTCACCCCGGAGCTTGAAAGTCTTAGAGATGGGATTGAGTTTTTCATCAAGTATATTGTGGAAAGCAATAAATCCCTCGGGGCAAAGTTTAAGCTTGCAAGGAAAGCCCTTAATAATGCTGAAGGGGTCCTCATTTGTCGGATTACTTGCCAATAG